In Nocardioides sp. JQ2195, a genomic segment contains:
- a CDS encoding tRNA (adenine-N1)-methyltransferase, whose protein sequence is MPDRETIDAAALPDVPTEAWSGVHRGPLREGEWVRLTDQKGRRHNFALAAGKRFFSNRGHIEHDELIGREEGFTVPSSAGGEYLVFRPLLSEFVVSMPRGAAVVYPKDAAQIVAMADIFPGARVVEAGVGSGALTCSLLRAVGPWGRVTSFERREEFADVARKNVNQFFSAPDGQTHPAWDLRLGDLQEELPGLGEKVDRIILDMLAPWECVDAVADALTPGGIVVAYVATTTQLSRYVETVRAHGGFTDPQPWESLVRDWHVEGLAVRPGHKMIGHTAFLVTARRMAPGETAPRKKRRPAPGAYGVDYTGPRPADLPPQVLEERLDD, encoded by the coding sequence ATGCCTGACCGCGAGACCATCGACGCTGCCGCCCTTCCCGACGTCCCCACCGAGGCCTGGTCCGGTGTCCACCGTGGACCGCTGAGGGAGGGCGAGTGGGTGCGCCTGACCGACCAGAAGGGTCGGCGCCACAACTTCGCACTCGCAGCCGGAAAGCGCTTCTTCAGCAACCGCGGACACATCGAGCACGATGAGCTGATCGGGCGCGAGGAGGGCTTCACGGTCCCGTCGTCCGCCGGCGGGGAGTACCTCGTGTTCCGCCCGCTGTTGTCGGAGTTCGTGGTCTCCATGCCCAGGGGCGCCGCGGTCGTCTATCCCAAGGACGCTGCCCAGATCGTGGCGATGGCCGACATCTTCCCCGGTGCTCGGGTGGTCGAGGCAGGGGTCGGCTCCGGTGCCCTGACCTGCTCGTTGCTGCGTGCGGTCGGCCCTTGGGGCCGCGTGACGTCCTTCGAGCGGCGCGAGGAGTTCGCCGACGTCGCCCGCAAGAACGTCAACCAGTTCTTCTCCGCCCCCGACGGCCAGACCCACCCCGCGTGGGACCTCCGCCTGGGCGACCTCCAGGAAGAGCTGCCGGGGCTGGGGGAGAAGGTCGACCGGATCATCCTCGACATGCTCGCGCCGTGGGAGTGCGTCGACGCGGTCGCGGACGCCCTGACCCCCGGCGGCATCGTGGTCGCCTACGTCGCGACCACCACGCAGCTCTCCCGCTACGTCGAGACGGTGCGTGCCCACGGAGGCTTCACCGACCCGCAACCGTGGGAGTCACTGGTCCGTGACTGGCACGTCGAGGGACTGGCGGTTCGTCCGGGCCACAAGATGATCGGGCACACGGCGTTCCTGGTGACGGCACGCCGGATGGCACCGGGGGAGACCGCTCCCCGCAAGAAGCGCCGGCCTGCCCCGGGCGCGTACGGCGTCGACTACACCGGCCCGCGCCCGGCCGACCTGCCGCCGCAGGTGCTCGAGGAGCGCCTCGACGACTGA
- a CDS encoding site-2 protease family protein, whose amino-acid sequence MPDHDPRLSDEPTRPARPPGTLRVGQIAGVDVLITMSWFFIAALIAVMLSPKVEEVQPGLGGWKYVAGFAFAVVLYLSVLLHEASHALMAQHYGHKVTSITLHFLGGATMIEGEARRPREEFWIAVVGPLTSIVVGLLAIPLVFVIPDGLLEFAVQGLAAANLIVGVMNLIPGLPLDGGRVLKSVVWGASGNVHRGTLAAGWGGRITAVAVLFWPLAVESIPGQQPHLVDYLLSFVVALFLWTGATASMQSARLRRRLPSIVARNLARRTLTVPEDLPVAEAVRRAQEASAGSMVTVSSSDHPIGIVNEAALLAVPEERRPWVAVSSVARSLEEGLSLPASIAGEDLIKAITRKPAHEYLLTEEDGSIYGVLATADVDRAFSERHQ is encoded by the coding sequence GTGCCAGACCACGATCCGCGCCTCTCCGACGAGCCCACCAGGCCCGCCCGTCCCCCGGGCACGCTGCGCGTGGGCCAGATCGCCGGCGTGGACGTGCTGATCACCATGTCCTGGTTCTTCATCGCGGCACTGATCGCGGTGATGCTCTCGCCGAAGGTCGAGGAGGTGCAGCCGGGCCTAGGTGGCTGGAAGTACGTCGCCGGCTTCGCGTTCGCGGTGGTGCTCTACCTGTCCGTGCTGCTGCACGAGGCCTCCCATGCGCTGATGGCCCAGCACTACGGACACAAGGTCACCTCGATCACCCTGCACTTCCTCGGCGGCGCGACCATGATCGAGGGCGAGGCCCGCCGCCCCCGTGAAGAATTCTGGATCGCGGTGGTCGGACCGCTCACCTCCATCGTGGTGGGCCTGCTCGCGATCCCCCTGGTCTTCGTCATCCCTGACGGACTGCTGGAGTTCGCCGTCCAGGGACTGGCTGCGGCCAACCTGATCGTGGGCGTGATGAACCTGATCCCCGGACTGCCCCTCGACGGGGGCCGGGTCCTGAAGTCCGTGGTGTGGGGGGCCAGCGGCAACGTCCACCGGGGCACCCTGGCCGCCGGGTGGGGCGGGCGGATCACGGCTGTGGCCGTGCTGTTCTGGCCGTTGGCCGTGGAGAGCATCCCGGGGCAGCAGCCACACCTGGTCGACTACCTGTTGTCGTTCGTGGTCGCCCTGTTCCTGTGGACGGGCGCAACCGCCTCGATGCAGAGTGCCCGCCTTCGCCGTCGGCTGCCGTCCATCGTGGCGCGCAACCTGGCCCGACGTACGCTCACCGTTCCCGAGGACCTCCCGGTCGCCGAGGCGGTACGCCGTGCGCAGGAGGCCAGCGCCGGAAGCATGGTGACCGTCTCCAGCTCGGACCACCCGATCGGCATCGTGAACGAGGCTGCACTGCTGGCCGTCCCGGAGGAACGACGCCCCTGGGTCGCGGTCTCGTCCGTGGCACGCAGTCTCGAGGAGGGCCTGAGCCTGCCGGCGTCGATCGCGGGCGAAGACCTGATCAAGGCGATCACCCGCAAGCCGGCCCACGAGTACCTCCTCACGGAGGAGGACGGTTCGATCTACGGCGTGCTGGCCACGGCAGACGTCGATCGCGCCTTCAGCGAGCGACACCAGTAG